GTTGATCCCTTAGAAACGTCAGCAACATTCCAAGCCGCACCCAAACCTATTCAAAAGTTCCAGTTCATTAAAGGCATATGATAAGTTGATTAAATATAGATACAAAATGAAATTACCTGCCGCTGTGCCACAGCTGAGGAGACAAACTTTATGTAAAGGGGCATCTTTGGTAATTTTGACAGCACAGCCTGAGTGAACAACAGTGTACTCACTGAAACTAGAAACAGCACAATAGTGATAAACGGGGTTCCCTTTGATAAAGAAGCGAGTTTTTTGATCGCTATGCATAACACCCTTCCGTTCTAAGCCCAGTTGTTGGCAAATGTTGCTTTTTTTAGTAGAAACACATTGTTTGCAACTCATGCATTCTCCAATAAACAAAGTGAGAACATGGTCACCTTCTACAAACTCAGTTACTTCTTCTCCTACACTCTCAACAATCCTGCAATATCCACCCTTCAAGATTCAGCACATCTTTCTTCTTTTGTTTGTTATTATATCGAAACTCTCAAATTTTAACATAAACTGGATGATGACTATGCAGTTAGTATTGGTGATATTATATCGAAACTCTCAaatttaccgcattaactgcataagATGATGAATATGAAAAGTATCGAAATCATGAACATGATTACCCGAGTTAAAATTCTAGCTGCCAATCCGCATAAAAATATCGGGAACAAGTTACTAGATTTTAAAAGCTTCATCAAAAACTATAATCGACCGCTTGAAACTTTCTTTAttgtatttttaatttttctgTTTTAAATTGTTTCAGGAACGAAGGAAGGAGTGTACCCTGATGCTTCATGGCCAAATATCCGAGGAAACAGTGGAGGTTGTGCCTGCAAATTCCATATTGGTTGTTGTAAGTAGGGCTGTTCATGAGTCGAGCCGAGCCAGggtaagctcgggctcggctccgcttggtttggctcgattttaaaaagaaaaatataatatatagCTCTCAAAATTCAGTAGCCTAAACTATTATTCAATACTTCAAAaaaacatattcaaaataagtttatcctaatacattacaagccaaaatcaTGTTCAATAACGaaagataagttttaaatttcaatgaaatacaatattagttcattagcAAGGTAATTAAGATTCAAATATGTCATGGATATCAAATTACAAGCCTAAATGCATACAaataataagttttttttttttttttttttgtaatatcgTTAGTTTTACTTGTAACATGTTTGGGAGTATATGGATCTAAAAAGACTGTCATCTCAAAATCCCCAAGAAAGAAAATGTTACTTGTGAGAGCCAAGCTGTGACATCACTGCGGCAAAGAGAAGTGGAAACAACTTTGATCCGTATTTCGGAGGGTTGGGGGGGACTCACTTCCACCTCTTCTATCGTCATCGCTTGTCCGGCTCCCCATGCCACCGCAGCTGCAACCAACCAGATGGATGAATGAAATGAATCATTCATTACCCACctacaaattaattaattaactaactAGGAACGAACAACAACTTACCTTTGCATTTGATGATTCCTCCGGTGTTCTTCGCAAAGCCGGATGACATTTTTTACGATCCCAAATTGAAGGAGATTCATGATGTGAGTTGGTGGGTGTGTTATTTGTAAGCTGGAATGGTGGTGGTAGGTAAGGTAAGTGCCAACAATTGATTACTTGCTTCTTCTTTCTCTTTATTTTTAAGCGGTTGCAAAATTGTGCTATAACAAAGGACGTTTAAGGCCAGTGATGGCCAGCCGAGCTGGTCGGAGGTGGGAGGGTTTACCACGTTCAGTGGTGGACCTAGGAAAtttttcatgggggtgcggaacatatttaaaaattttaggcccctaggtatataagtaaaaaaaaatcggtttgtttcgggtcgggtcgggtcatgtaaaacaaacgaacaacaaactaaatttatataatcttcaaaaacatgtcaaaccttgttacaaacataattaaaacgtcgacgccctacgggttttcattttttgaaatctatccaaaacatcatctaaaactaatttcttaagcaattctttctctatataacataagttcatcgctccataacataatgtttcaaatttaattattttcaactatttaagccctagaaatcataacgtaagttgtaatcaccctagaaatatataaacaacataatcaccctaaaaatcatctaaacaaccataaacaacgtcaaaacacacaaaatttcaaacatatttaacaactttattacccctttttctcctataatataaaccaaaatcatcaaaatcacaaagaaacttacccgtgttcggattccggttagatttggtgtcaaacgacggtggtatggtggctgattacaGTGGTCGCCGGCTGCTagactgttgtcgctgggtgatgttgttcgttggcagtgcagggacgcaagagagagagagagagagagagggagagaatttctaaaggttttgggctttaattattttattatagtttgaaatattgttgggtacttgggtttggttaatgggctaaaaCTTAGTGGGCTactagttaggaattataagtgggtaaaggtatgagtatttgggtttagttagttaggtattaaaagttatataatttaggtagtattttattttttaaatagaagtttactaaaaaaattaaaatataaattgataacactttttacctaaggggtgcggacgagaaaaatttcaagggtgtggtcgaaaaatttcaaggggtgcggacgaaaaattccaaggggtgcggacgggattttcgacggaacttagcactaacttttttccccgggggtgcgcccgcccaccttgggctggGCTTGGGTCCGCCCATGACCACGTTTGCGTGGGTTTCCACCCGGGTGGTTCCAAGTTCAATCCACGGGGTGTGCAAAACATGCGAAGCCTTCGCGTGAGGGGTTGAAAAGCCTGTATGCGCGGGGGATTCGAACCGAGGGTGTGTAGGTTGTAGGCAAACGATTTACCCAGGTGATCTAAGCTGTTAAAAAAAAGGACGTTTAAGGCTGGCAACGTTTCTTGTGCTAAAAAGTGCGACATTAAGCATGTTTAGTGTTACGTTGCCACATGAACGCTCTGTTTGTTCCGTATTGGTTTGTTATAATGTGGACATATGCATTTACCGTTTATAATTTCTATTAAATTTAGTAATATAAATTTTAGCTAATAGAGTCTCTCAAATTATAACCAATATAACTATTAACTTATTTAATATAGCTTGTAAATGCTAATTTAACTATTTAAGCATTTCAATAAAATTTATTTTGTAAACATAAATCAATaccgaaaaaaaaaactaacaaaattTTATGCGTCAAAGAGTATTTAGGACACATGATGTTTATGGTCAAAGAGTATTTGGGAAATTTTATGCGTCAAAGGGTATTTAGGACACATGATGTTTATGATCAAACAATATTCAGGACACATGAtatttttccaaaaatggaaaaaaaatattAGTTATCGAATCActatttgtttatttgtttggttCTAAGTTAGAAATGAAAGCAAAACTTAtgagtaaactgtcaaaatggtctCTGAGGCTTGGTCa
The sequence above is drawn from the Helianthus annuus cultivar XRQ/B chromosome 12, HanXRQr2.0-SUNRISE, whole genome shotgun sequence genome and encodes:
- the LOC110895841 gene encoding alcohol dehydrogenase-like 6 → MSSGFAKNTGGIIKCKAAVAWGAGQAMTIEEVEVSPPQPSEIRIKVVSTSLCRSDVTAWLSQAQPPLFPRIFGHEASGIVESVGEEVTEFVEGDHVLTLFIGECMSCKQCVSTKKSNICQQLGLERKGVMHSDQKTRFFIKGNPVYHYCAVSSFSEYTVVHSGCAVKITKDAPLHKVCLLSCGTAAGLGAAWNVADVSKGSTVAIFGLGTVGLSVAQGAKIRGASRIIGVDTNPEKNEKAKAFGVTDFINPNEVEGTVQQVIKQMTDGGADYSFECIGDTEMVTTALQSCCDGWGVTVTLGVPKTKPEVTAHYGLLLSGRTLRGSLFGGWKPKSDLPSLIDMFLKEEIMIDDLITHNLPFEDINTAFDLMVSGKCLRCVIHMPNGLI